One genomic region from Cellulomonas hominis encodes:
- a CDS encoding signal peptidase II, which yields MSHSPGPAPATDPARRRRLVAGLVALAAVTLVLDQATKAWALQALDEGVRRQVLGDLLGLQLLFNPGAALGIATGTTWLLTIVAIVVVVVIVRVAGRLGSRAWAVALGLLLGGALGNLTDRIVRDPGVFRGHVVDFIAYLDWFVGNVADIAIVVAAGMLMLLSLMGIRLDGTRESRAEPEDAPAAPAAPTGPAAPETPTRRDG from the coding sequence ATGTCGCACAGCCCCGGGCCCGCGCCCGCCACCGACCCCGCCCGCCGCCGCCGGCTCGTGGCCGGCCTCGTCGCCCTCGCCGCCGTCACGCTGGTGCTCGACCAGGCGACCAAGGCCTGGGCGCTGCAGGCGCTCGACGAGGGCGTCCGCCGCCAGGTCCTCGGCGACCTGCTCGGCCTGCAGCTGCTGTTCAACCCCGGCGCGGCCCTCGGCATCGCCACCGGCACCACGTGGCTGCTGACGATCGTCGCGATCGTCGTGGTCGTCGTCATCGTGCGGGTCGCGGGCCGGCTCGGGTCCCGCGCGTGGGCCGTGGCCCTCGGACTGCTGCTCGGCGGGGCGCTCGGGAACCTCACGGACCGGATCGTCCGCGACCCCGGGGTGTTCCGCGGGCACGTCGTGGACTTCATCGCGTACCTCGACTGGTTCGTCGGGAACGTCGCGGACATCGCGATCGTCGTGGCAGCCGGCATGCTCATGCTGCTGTCGCTGATGGGCATCCGGCTGGACGGGACCCGCGAGAGCCGTGCGGAGCCGGAGGACGCGCCCGC